Proteins found in one Pyrus communis chromosome 15, drPyrComm1.1, whole genome shotgun sequence genomic segment:
- the LOC137716874 gene encoding uncharacterized protein, which translates to MGLLCCFDGGNSAQRKEEERAASAEALANAAQAAQRRQEEFEKSAAGRAARAQQQQQAAAKQAASSNKGEPVLKWSVG; encoded by the exons atgGGGCTGCTGTGTTGTTTCGATGGAGGCAACAGTGCAcagagaaaggaagaagaaagggcAGCCTCCGCGGAAGCTCTTGCCAACGCTGCCCAAGCCGCCCAGAGAAG GCAAGAAGAATTCGAAAAGTCTGCAGCAGGAAGAGCTGCGCGTGCCCAGCAACAGCAACAGGCGGCTGCAAAGCAAGCTGCCAGCTCTAACAAAGGCGAACCAGTATTAAAG